One region of Candidatus Rokuibacteriota bacterium genomic DNA includes:
- a CDS encoding RNA-binding protein — MAAKLYVGGLSYSTTSETLREYFSQCGTVESASVVTDKFSGQSRGFGFVEMATAEEAQRAIAELNGKDLDGRKLTVNVSNPRAPGGGGGPRGGGRGPGRPGGGGRGGGGGDRGAYGVPPSKKPFRW, encoded by the coding sequence ATGGCAGCGAAACTCTACGTCGGCGGGCTGTCCTACTCCACGACCAGCGAGACCCTGCGGGAGTACTTCTCGCAGTGCGGGACCGTGGAGTCCGCGTCGGTGGTCACCGACAAGTTCTCCGGCCAGTCGCGCGGCTTCGGCTTCGTCGAGATGGCGACGGCGGAGGAGGCCCAGCGGGCCATCGCCGAGCTGAACGGCAAGGACCTGGACGGGCGAAAGCTCACGGTGAACGTGTCGAACCCGCGCGCGCCGGGCGGGGGCGGCGGGCCGCGCGGAGGTGGTCGCGGTCCCGGGCGTCCGGGTGGCGGCGGCCGTGGCGGCGGCGGAGGCGACAGGGGCGCCTACGGCGTCCCTCCGTCAAAGAAGCCGTTCCGCTGGTAG
- a CDS encoding alpha/beta hydrolase, protein MPIVKAADGVELHYDLHDYTDPWKRGPVLILQHGFGRSSRFWYNMVPYIARHYPVVCPNLRGLGPSPADFDIDKAITVDNYIGDLVAIIESLGRGPVHYAGESLGGILGFALAAEHPELVRTLSVFAAPLVISAWTQKTFAFEHPTWQDALGSMGAEGWARAVNTATRFPPDTDPDLLEWFAREMGKSRVEVMIAMSRLASKVDATPSLSRIKAPVLGLYPSGGAIVSGDQEETLRARIADLTVVHLPTRYHMVHTLFPATCAEYVLSFMALHDGRVVRET, encoded by the coding sequence ATGCCGATCGTCAAAGCAGCGGATGGGGTCGAGCTCCACTACGACCTCCACGACTACACCGATCCCTGGAAGCGGGGGCCGGTGCTGATCCTCCAGCACGGCTTTGGCCGGTCCTCGCGTTTCTGGTACAACATGGTTCCCTACATCGCGCGCCACTATCCGGTGGTCTGCCCGAACCTGCGTGGCCTGGGTCCCTCGCCTGCGGACTTCGACATCGACAAGGCGATCACGGTCGACAACTACATTGGCGACCTCGTCGCCATCATCGAGAGCCTCGGCAGGGGACCCGTGCACTACGCGGGAGAGTCCCTCGGCGGCATCCTCGGCTTCGCGCTGGCGGCCGAGCATCCGGAGCTGGTGCGGACGCTGTCGGTCTTCGCCGCCCCCCTGGTGATCAGTGCATGGACCCAGAAGACCTTCGCGTTCGAGCATCCCACCTGGCAGGACGCGCTCGGCAGCATGGGCGCCGAGGGCTGGGCCAGGGCCGTCAACACGGCGACCCGCTTCCCGCCGGACACCGACCCCGACCTCCTCGAGTGGTTTGCGCGAGAGATGGGCAAGAGCAGGGTCGAGGTGATGATCGCCATGTCGCGGCTCGCCTCGAAGGTCGATGCGACGCCCTCCCTGTCCCGCATCAAGGCGCCGGTCCTCGGGCTCTATCCCTCGGGCGGCGCCATCGTCTCCGGGGATCAGGAGGAGACGCTCCGGGCGCGGATCGCCGACTTGACGGTCGTTCACCTCCCGACTCGCTACCACATGGTCCACACGCTGTTTCCCGCGACCTGCGCGGAGTACGTGCTGAGCTTCATGGCGCTGCACGACGGCCGCGTCGTGCGCGAAACCTAG
- a CDS encoding Uma2 family endonuclease, translating to MAPELKSRLDYDDYAAIPADGRRWELLDGEPHVTPAPSPIHQRLVAGLLVALLKHFPRPAEVFVSPIDVILTPHDVLQPDIVVVADPAQVSARGIEGPPLLVVEVLSPGTAAYDRTIKARRYAALGVPHLWLVDPEGRSIECHRRDGDEYRLVIAAGPADTLVHPDFAALAIPLAPLWE from the coding sequence ATGGCGCCCGAGCTCAAGAGCAGGCTCGACTACGACGATTACGCCGCCATCCCCGCCGATGGCCGACGCTGGGAATTGCTCGACGGGGAGCCGCATGTGACCCCCGCCCCGAGCCCGATCCACCAGCGGCTGGTCGCCGGACTCCTGGTGGCCCTGCTGAAGCACTTCCCGCGCCCGGCCGAGGTCTTCGTGTCCCCCATCGACGTGATCCTCACGCCCCACGACGTGCTCCAGCCCGACATCGTCGTGGTCGCTGATCCGGCTCAGGTTTCCGCCCGCGGCATCGAGGGGCCACCGCTCCTCGTCGTCGAGGTTCTCTCGCCCGGCACCGCGGCCTATGACCGCACCATCAAGGCCCGCCGCTACGCCGCCCTCGGCGTCCCGCATCTGTGGCTGGTGGACCCCGAGGGCAGGAGCATCGAGTGCCATCGCCGCGACGGCGACGAGTACCGGCTCGTCATCGCCGCCGGCCCCGCCGATACGCTCGTTCATCCCGACTTCGCCGCCCTCGCGATCCCGCTCGCACCCCTCTGGGAATAG
- a CDS encoding homocysteine S-methyltransferase family protein translates to MGARGRGWEIVERAAAGELLVFDGGYGTALFEAGLANGACPELWNDTHADVVRSIHAGYFAAGSDLAETNTFGGTRLKLHEYGLGDRTRELNEKGARLARAACAPGGYVAGSMGPTSRLPAEYEPLGDTSDAQYVATFTEQAEALAEGGVDLFAVETMMFPQEAVAAIRACKAATDLPVMATMFFQYEELHDRDRTMWGESPADVARNLVAAGADIVGMNCGRGPDRAVAIIREMRATVRVPLVAYPNAGLPITTGSRTTYELGPEAMAKEYPALLDAGCTIVGGCCGSGPEHIRLIAEVVRSRRKR, encoded by the coding sequence ATGGGCGCCCGGGGGCGCGGCTGGGAGATCGTCGAGCGCGCGGCGGCCGGGGAGCTCCTGGTCTTCGACGGGGGCTACGGCACGGCGCTCTTCGAGGCGGGGCTCGCCAACGGGGCCTGCCCCGAGCTCTGGAACGACACCCACGCCGACGTGGTGCGGAGCATCCACGCGGGCTACTTCGCGGCCGGCTCCGACCTCGCCGAGACGAACACCTTCGGTGGCACCCGGCTCAAGCTCCACGAGTACGGGCTCGGCGACCGCACCCGCGAGCTCAACGAGAAGGGGGCCAGGCTCGCCCGGGCCGCCTGCGCGCCCGGCGGGTACGTGGCGGGCTCGATGGGACCCACGAGCCGCCTGCCCGCCGAGTACGAGCCGCTGGGCGACACCAGCGACGCGCAGTACGTGGCGACCTTCACGGAGCAGGCCGAGGCGCTGGCCGAGGGCGGCGTGGATCTCTTCGCCGTGGAGACCATGATGTTCCCCCAGGAGGCCGTGGCGGCCATCCGGGCCTGCAAGGCGGCCACCGACCTGCCCGTCATGGCCACCATGTTCTTCCAGTACGAGGAGCTGCACGACCGCGACCGGACCATGTGGGGCGAGAGCCCCGCGGACGTCGCGCGCAACCTGGTGGCTGCGGGGGCCGACATCGTGGGAATGAACTGCGGGCGCGGTCCGGACCGCGCCGTCGCCATCATCCGCGAGATGCGCGCGACCGTCCGCGTGCCGCTCGTCGCCTATCCCAACGCCGGCCTGCCGATCACCACGGGAAGCCGCACCACCTACGAGCTCGGCCCCGAGGCGATGGCCAAGGAGTACCCCGCGCTGCTCGACGCCGGCTGCACCATCGTCGGCGGCTGCTGCGGCTCTGGCCCCGAGCACATCCGCCTCATTGCCGAGGTCGTCCGCTCCCGCCGCAAGCGGTGA
- a CDS encoding AI-2E family transporter: protein MSVLPWATIGRLLAAVAGVWVFARTWQLWMLLLTALILAAAILPAARWGDRHRVPRLATVAGVYLGAALVVAVLGRFLVPAFVEQGTQFAAQLPALIENAKGWAAQLVAWGARWEIPLPAVPAGGEGLTGLGKILLENTLRATAGVIGAVVGFFLIVVLAAYLVIDAEHLGRALAALLPAAHRERAAALAPPVLAVMGGYVRGQFVVSLCVGGVIAAGLALLGVPYSLLIGGIAATLNVIPFLGSPAAAVLGILSAFNISGSLALWTALLFWGANLLEAKLLVPYFVGRATGLHPVAVLLGILGGAQLAGLVGALVAIPLLAGAWEVVRQCWVDSPGRGAGLAAQPK from the coding sequence GTGAGCGTGCTCCCCTGGGCGACCATCGGGCGGCTGCTGGCGGCCGTGGCCGGGGTCTGGGTGTTCGCGCGGACGTGGCAGCTCTGGATGCTGCTGCTCACCGCGCTGATCCTAGCCGCGGCCATCCTCCCCGCGGCGCGCTGGGGGGACCGCCACCGCGTTCCCCGGCTCGCCACCGTGGCCGGCGTCTACCTGGGTGCGGCGCTCGTGGTCGCCGTGCTCGGGCGCTTCCTCGTCCCCGCCTTCGTCGAGCAGGGGACGCAGTTCGCGGCCCAGCTCCCGGCGCTCATCGAGAATGCGAAGGGCTGGGCGGCGCAGCTGGTCGCCTGGGGGGCGCGCTGGGAGATCCCGCTGCCCGCAGTGCCGGCGGGCGGCGAAGGCCTCACGGGCCTGGGCAAGATCCTGCTCGAGAACACGCTCCGCGCGACGGCCGGGGTCATCGGCGCTGTCGTGGGCTTCTTCCTCATCGTCGTCCTTGCCGCTTACCTCGTGATCGACGCGGAGCACCTCGGGCGCGCGCTGGCGGCGCTGCTGCCTGCAGCCCACCGGGAGCGCGCGGCAGCCCTGGCTCCCCCCGTGCTGGCCGTCATGGGAGGCTATGTCCGCGGCCAGTTCGTCGTGAGCCTGTGTGTCGGCGGGGTGATCGCGGCCGGGCTGGCGCTCCTGGGCGTGCCCTACTCGCTCCTGATCGGGGGCATCGCCGCGACGCTGAACGTGATCCCCTTCCTCGGCTCGCCGGCCGCCGCCGTGCTCGGCATCCTCTCCGCGTTCAACATCTCCGGCTCGCTTGCGCTCTGGACGGCCCTCCTCTTCTGGGGAGCCAATCTCCTGGAGGCCAAGCTCCTCGTGCCCTACTTCGTCGGCCGCGCCACGGGCCTGCACCCCGTCGCCGTGCTCCTCGGCATCCTGGGCGGCGCCCAGCTCGCGGGTCTGGTGGGGGCGCTGGTCGCCATCCCGCTCCTGGCCGGCGCCTGGGAGGTGGTGCGGCAGTGCTGGGTGGATTCCCCGGGGCGGGGCGCCGGGCTCGCCGCGCAACCGAAGTGA
- a CDS encoding amidase produces MPALHDLTAAEAARRIRAGSLSPVDLVTACLAQIGRTEASVRAWVHLDGPAALRTAHERESEARAGRFLGALHGVPVALKDIFDAAGFPTQAGAPAFAHRRPTVDAASVARLRAHGAVILGKVTTTAFAYLDPSPTRNPWNLEHTPGGSSSGPAAAVAARMTPLALGSQTVGSVLRPAAYCGVVGLKPTHGRISTAGVVPLAWSLDHVGIFSRSVEDAALALGLLAGVDPADPLSSAAPVDDYLAGWPPVVPPRLGLIRALLERATPAAAEHIETVTRVFREAGGVVMEATLPDSFEGLHDAGATVVRVEAAAYHASTFATHAAEYPPRIREAIGLGQAIGAVEFLAAQARRRRFREEMAPIAARYDALLTPAAAGPAPRGLESTGDPYFCAPWSFAGMPAIAVPSGLAPEGLPLSLQLVGGVLGEAPLLAAAAWCERVLGFQAAPRA; encoded by the coding sequence ATGCCTGCCCTTCACGACTTGACGGCCGCCGAGGCCGCCCGCCGGATCCGCGCCGGATCGCTCTCGCCGGTGGATCTGGTGACGGCCTGTCTGGCGCAGATCGGGCGCACGGAGGCCTCCGTCAGGGCCTGGGTCCATCTCGACGGTCCGGCCGCGCTCCGGACCGCGCACGAGCGCGAGAGCGAGGCCCGGGCGGGACGCTTCCTCGGCGCGCTGCACGGCGTGCCGGTGGCGCTCAAGGACATCTTCGATGCGGCGGGGTTCCCCACGCAGGCCGGCGCGCCGGCCTTCGCCCACCGCCGGCCCACGGTGGACGCCGCCTCGGTGGCCCGGCTCCGGGCCCACGGCGCGGTGATTCTCGGCAAGGTCACCACGACGGCCTTCGCCTACCTCGACCCGAGCCCCACGCGCAACCCGTGGAACCTCGAGCACACGCCCGGCGGCTCCTCGAGCGGGCCAGCCGCCGCCGTGGCGGCGCGCATGACGCCGCTGGCGCTCGGGTCCCAGACGGTGGGCTCGGTCCTGCGGCCCGCGGCCTACTGCGGCGTGGTCGGCCTCAAGCCCACCCACGGCCGGATCAGCACGGCCGGCGTCGTGCCGCTGGCCTGGAGCCTCGATCACGTCGGCATCTTCTCCCGCAGCGTGGAGGATGCGGCGCTGGCCCTGGGCCTCCTGGCGGGCGTCGATCCCGCCGATCCGCTCTCGAGCGCGGCGCCGGTGGACGATTACCTGGCGGGGTGGCCGCCGGTCGTGCCTCCGCGCCTCGGCCTGATCCGCGCCCTTCTCGAGCGCGCCACGCCCGCCGCGGCGGAGCACATCGAGACGGTCACGCGCGTTTTCCGCGAGGCCGGCGGCGTCGTGATGGAGGCAACGCTGCCCGACTCCTTCGAGGGTCTGCACGACGCGGGCGCGACCGTCGTGAGGGTTGAGGCCGCCGCGTACCATGCGTCCACCTTCGCCACGCATGCCGCGGAGTACCCGCCCCGGATCAGGGAGGCCATCGGCCTCGGCCAGGCCATCGGCGCCGTGGAGTTCCTCGCCGCCCAGGCCCGGCGCCGGCGCTTCCGCGAGGAGATGGCGCCCATCGCGGCGCGCTACGACGCGCTCCTCACCCCTGCGGCGGCCGGGCCTGCGCCGCGGGGGCTCGAGTCCACCGGCGACCCCTACTTCTGCGCCCCGTGGAGCTTCGCCGGGATGCCCGCCATCGCCGTGCCGAGCGGGCTCGCGCCCGAGGGGCTGCCGCTCTCGCTCCAGCTCGTGGGCGGCGTCCTCGGCGAGGCCCCCTTGCTGGCCGCCGCCGCGTGGTGCGAGCGGGTCCTCGGATTCCAGGCGGCTCCCCGTGCTTGA
- a CDS encoding bifunctional homocysteine S-methyltransferase/methylenetetrahydrofolate reductase, translated as MAAPFAARLAERPLLGDGAMGTMLYSRGVSLDACFDVLNVNEPKLVQAIHAEYIAAGADCIQTNTFGANRFKLGIHGLAARVGEINLRGVKLARDVRESMGRDVFVLGSVGPLGKYLAPLGAVEPGEAGAAFREQAEGLLAGGVDGFVVETFSDLTEQRLAVEAIRSLCDLPIVATAAFTDESVTFLGRSPLEVVRALRALAVEAVGANCSVGSSVLYDVLEQMLPEAGGLPVVIQPNAGLPSRVGERLMYLSSPAYMADYAARMIAAGARMVGGCCGTTPQHIRAMREAVDRHAPARAAARVAPSVARVEAGVTAALGPAAGPTRLARGLEAGEFLVTVELDPPRGHNIEKLVQGAKLLKERGVEILDINDGSLGRVRMSVLPTAMLVREATGLDINMHFTCRDRNLMGIQADLLGAHAMDIRNILAMTGDPPRTGDYVNATAVFDVDAIGLIRILAGMNRGLDATGTSIGEPTAFCVGAALNPAAGEPGREMERFLHKVEAGARWVQTQPVYDLEVLDRFFAGTPPPVPVIVGVLPLHSWRHAEFLHNEVPGITIPHGARARMREAGDRALRVGIAMAQELVGQIRRRYAGAYLMPSFGRFEVVAEVLEALH; from the coding sequence ATGGCCGCCCCCTTCGCCGCTCGCCTGGCCGAGCGCCCGCTCCTGGGCGACGGGGCCATGGGCACCATGCTCTACTCGCGCGGCGTGTCGCTGGACGCCTGCTTCGACGTCCTCAACGTCAACGAGCCGAAGCTCGTCCAGGCCATCCACGCCGAGTACATCGCGGCCGGCGCCGACTGCATCCAGACCAACACCTTCGGCGCCAACCGCTTCAAGCTCGGCATCCATGGGCTCGCCGCGAGGGTCGGGGAGATCAACCTCCGCGGGGTGAAGCTCGCGCGCGACGTGCGCGAGAGCATGGGGCGCGACGTCTTCGTCCTGGGCTCCGTGGGGCCGCTCGGCAAGTACCTGGCGCCCCTCGGCGCCGTGGAGCCCGGCGAGGCGGGCGCGGCCTTCCGCGAGCAGGCCGAGGGGCTGCTCGCGGGCGGGGTGGACGGCTTCGTCGTCGAGACCTTCTCCGATCTGACCGAGCAACGGCTGGCCGTGGAAGCCATCCGCTCCCTTTGCGATCTCCCCATCGTGGCGACGGCGGCCTTCACCGACGAGAGCGTGACGTTCCTCGGCCGGAGCCCGCTGGAGGTGGTGCGGGCGCTCCGGGCGCTGGCGGTCGAGGCCGTGGGGGCGAACTGCTCGGTGGGCTCCAGCGTCCTGTATGACGTCCTCGAGCAGATGCTGCCCGAGGCGGGCGGGCTGCCCGTCGTGATCCAGCCCAACGCGGGCCTGCCGAGCCGCGTCGGCGAGCGGCTCATGTATCTCTCCTCGCCGGCTTACATGGCCGACTACGCCGCCCGCATGATCGCGGCCGGAGCCCGGATGGTCGGCGGCTGCTGCGGCACCACGCCCCAGCACATCCGCGCCATGCGCGAGGCGGTGGACCGCCACGCCCCGGCGCGGGCGGCAGCCCGGGTGGCGCCGTCGGTGGCGCGCGTCGAGGCGGGCGTGACCGCCGCTCTGGGTCCCGCCGCAGGCCCCACGCGGCTCGCACGCGGGCTCGAGGCGGGGGAGTTCCTCGTCACGGTGGAGCTGGACCCGCCGCGCGGCCACAACATCGAGAAGCTCGTGCAGGGGGCCAAGCTCCTGAAGGAGCGCGGGGTCGAGATCCTCGACATCAACGACGGCTCCCTCGGGCGCGTGCGCATGTCGGTGCTGCCGACGGCGATGCTGGTGCGCGAGGCCACGGGGCTCGACATCAACATGCACTTCACCTGCCGGGACCGGAACCTCATGGGCATCCAGGCCGATCTCCTCGGCGCGCATGCCATGGACATCCGCAACATCCTGGCCATGACGGGCGATCCGCCGCGCACCGGCGACTACGTCAACGCCACCGCCGTGTTCGACGTGGATGCCATCGGTCTCATCCGCATCCTGGCCGGCATGAACCGGGGACTGGACGCCACCGGCACCTCCATCGGCGAGCCCACAGCCTTCTGCGTGGGCGCGGCGCTGAATCCGGCCGCCGGGGAACCGGGGCGGGAGATGGAGCGCTTCCTCCACAAGGTGGAGGCTGGCGCGCGCTGGGTCCAGACCCAGCCCGTCTACGATCTCGAGGTGCTCGATCGCTTCTTCGCCGGGACGCCTCCACCGGTGCCGGTGATCGTGGGGGTGCTGCCGCTGCACTCCTGGCGGCACGCGGAATTTCTCCACAACGAGGTGCCGGGCATCACCATTCCGCACGGCGCCCGCGCCCGGATGCGCGAGGCCGGGGACCGGGCGCTCCGGGTGGGGATCGCCATGGCCCAGGAACTGGTGGGCCAGATCCGCCGCCGCTATGCCGGCGCCTACCTCATGCCCTCGTTCGGGCGCTTCGAGGTCGTGGCCGAAGTCCTCGAGGCGCTGCACTGA
- a CDS encoding shikimate kinase: MAENLILVGFMGAGKSSVGRLLAKRSGRCFVETDDMITGREGCSVPEIFARHGEAHFRAAEEELLGLLALKQGEVIATGGGLPCREGRMEALAALGTVIWLAGDFDTLYERARRAGDRPMLAGRSRGEAEALYRSREPFYRQAALTVNTSGLGPDEVVARILSALAARAQAAR; this comes from the coding sequence ATGGCCGAGAACCTGATCCTCGTGGGCTTCATGGGCGCCGGCAAGTCCTCGGTCGGGCGCCTCCTGGCCAAGCGCTCGGGCCGCTGCTTCGTGGAGACCGACGACATGATCACCGGCCGGGAGGGGTGCTCCGTCCCCGAGATCTTCGCCCGGCACGGCGAGGCCCACTTCCGCGCCGCGGAGGAGGAGCTGCTGGGCCTCCTCGCCTTGAAGCAGGGGGAGGTCATCGCGACGGGGGGCGGGCTGCCCTGCCGCGAGGGGCGCATGGAGGCGCTCGCCGCGCTGGGCACCGTGATCTGGCTCGCCGGCGACTTCGACACCCTCTATGAGCGCGCGCGCCGCGCCGGCGACCGGCCGATGCTCGCGGGCCGGAGCCGCGGCGAGGCGGAGGCGCTCTACCGGTCGCGCGAGCCCTTTTACCGGCAGGCCGCGCTCACCGTGAACACCTCCGGCCTCGGCCCGGATGAGGTCGTAGCCCGGATCCTCAGCGCGCTCGCGGCCCGCGCGCAGGCGGCCCGCTAG
- a CDS encoding amidohydrolase family protein, whose translation MLDIKIEGGMVYMILFQLDEADLRRALVHPWVMIGSDGSALATHGELAAGKPHPRSYGTPRVLARYIREQRLVSLEAAVRKVTALPAARLKLADRGVLRVGAKADVVLLDPEVVADLATYEEPHRYARGIEGVLVNGRVVVDGGEHTGTLPGRVLGRR comes from the coding sequence GTGCTTGACATCAAGATCGAGGGCGGAATGGTCTACATGATCCTCTTCCAGCTCGACGAGGCCGACCTCCGCCGCGCGCTCGTCCACCCCTGGGTCATGATCGGCTCGGACGGCTCGGCGCTGGCGACCCACGGCGAGCTCGCCGCCGGCAAGCCCCACCCGCGCAGCTACGGGACCCCTCGCGTGCTCGCCCGCTACATCCGCGAGCAGCGGCTGGTCAGCCTGGAAGCCGCCGTGCGGAAGGTGACCGCGCTGCCTGCCGCGCGCCTGAAGCTGGCCGACCGTGGCGTGCTGCGCGTGGGAGCCAAGGCGGACGTGGTGCTACTCGACCCCGAGGTCGTGGCCGATCTCGCCACCTACGAGGAGCCGCACCGCTATGCTCGGGGCATCGAGGGGGTGCTCGTCAACGGCCGGGTGGTCGTCGACGGCGGGGAGCATACCGGTACCCTCCCGGGGCGCGTGCTCGGGCGGCGCTGA
- a CDS encoding DUF169 domain-containing protein yields the protein MIDAKTADRELATYIRPQTFPVAIRMLGPGEPIPERAKRPARDFKKLSMNCQVIDMARRYGWTIALTRDDSICSLGIIAAGFDKPLPIYNVGTLCEGMYTETKEAGQRSEAAVDKFAPGEYAALLVAPLDRAAFEPHLVCVYGNPAQVMRLTQAALWKRGGRLPSSFECRAVCADIIVTTMKTGEPQVILPCSGDRIFGQTQDHEMAFTIPWDRMEEIVEGLRGTHAGGIRYPITQFMEYEAKLPGRYMEVNRLWEADKGQAPLTNRDRVVAAYKRSFADRVPVYPIVASFAGTLDGLSIEEYCTNPSRAIKAMLNYYERYQPDVVLAYNDLAKEAEAFGCRVKYSEYVVPSVETHPLEDKADLARLTMPDPYGTARLPGFLEQCEALVKAGPPAAMGAVAVGPWTIAMLLRNPETMLLDTFEDPAFIHALMRITTDFCKTWGEAIAKTKIGLSFSEPTASVSLISPDNYREFIAPYHRELVEHFKARKVGLTTHICGTTYPIFEDLIGCGFTTVSFDLDQQADPALHVDQLDRFMEVARGRTVAIGNVDATKFERATREEIEAEVRRCVDTAARRSGFILSTSCEIPPRSSPEIVRWFMDAAHAYGRYERLLG from the coding sequence ATGATCGACGCCAAGACGGCGGACCGGGAGCTCGCCACCTACATCCGACCGCAGACATTCCCCGTCGCCATCCGCATGCTCGGGCCCGGCGAGCCCATCCCCGAGCGCGCGAAGCGGCCAGCGCGCGACTTCAAGAAGCTCAGCATGAATTGCCAGGTGATCGACATGGCCCGCCGCTATGGCTGGACCATCGCTCTCACGCGGGACGACTCGATCTGCTCCCTGGGCATCATCGCCGCGGGCTTCGACAAGCCCCTCCCCATCTACAACGTGGGGACCCTCTGCGAGGGCATGTACACGGAAACGAAGGAGGCCGGGCAGCGCTCCGAGGCGGCCGTGGACAAGTTCGCGCCGGGCGAGTACGCCGCCTTGCTCGTCGCCCCGCTGGACCGCGCGGCGTTCGAGCCCCACCTGGTATGCGTGTACGGCAACCCGGCACAGGTCATGCGTCTGACGCAGGCCGCGCTGTGGAAGCGCGGCGGCCGGCTCCCCTCGTCCTTCGAGTGCCGTGCGGTTTGCGCCGACATCATCGTCACCACCATGAAGACCGGGGAGCCCCAGGTCATCCTCCCCTGCTCCGGCGACCGCATCTTCGGCCAGACCCAGGACCACGAGATGGCCTTTACCATCCCGTGGGACCGCATGGAGGAGATCGTCGAGGGGCTGCGCGGCACCCACGCCGGCGGCATCCGCTACCCGATCACCCAGTTCATGGAGTACGAGGCCAAGCTCCCGGGGCGCTACATGGAGGTGAACCGCCTCTGGGAGGCGGACAAGGGCCAGGCCCCGCTCACCAACCGCGACCGCGTGGTGGCGGCGTACAAGCGCTCCTTCGCCGATCGGGTGCCGGTGTACCCCATCGTCGCGTCCTTCGCCGGCACGCTCGACGGGCTCAGCATCGAGGAGTACTGCACCAACCCGTCGCGCGCCATCAAGGCGATGCTGAACTACTACGAGCGGTACCAGCCAGACGTCGTGCTCGCCTACAACGACCTGGCGAAGGAGGCCGAGGCCTTCGGTTGCCGGGTCAAGTACTCGGAGTACGTGGTCCCCTCGGTGGAGACGCACCCGCTCGAGGACAAGGCCGACCTGGCGCGGCTCACGATGCCGGACCCGTACGGAACGGCCAGGCTCCCCGGCTTCCTCGAGCAATGCGAGGCCCTGGTCAAGGCAGGCCCGCCGGCGGCCATGGGCGCGGTGGCCGTCGGCCCGTGGACCATCGCCATGCTGCTCCGCAACCCCGAGACCATGCTCCTGGACACCTTCGAGGACCCCGCGTTCATCCACGCCCTCATGCGGATCACCACGGACTTCTGCAAGACCTGGGGCGAGGCCATCGCCAAGACGAAGATCGGGCTCAGCTTCTCCGAACCCACCGCGTCCGTGAGCCTCATCTCGCCTGACAATTACCGCGAGTTCATCGCCCCCTACCACAGGGAGCTCGTGGAGCACTTCAAGGCCCGGAAGGTGGGTCTCACCACCCACATCTGCGGCACCACCTACCCCATCTTCGAGGACCTGATCGGCTGCGGCTTCACCACGGTGTCCTTCGACCTGGACCAGCAGGCTGACCCGGCGCTCCACGTGGACCAGCTCGACCGCTTCATGGAGGTCGCGCGCGGGCGCACCGTGGCCATCGGCAACGTGGACGCGACGAAGTTCGAGCGGGCGACCCGTGAGGAGATCGAGGCCGAGGTGCGGCGCTGCGTCGACACGGCGGCCCGCCGCTCGGGCTTCATCCTCTCGACGTCGTGCGAGATCCCGCCCCGCTCGAGCCCGGAGATCGTGCGCTGGTTCATGGACGCTGCCCACGCCTACGGGCGCTACGAGCGCCTCCTGGGCTGA